One window of Papaver somniferum cultivar HN1 chromosome 9, ASM357369v1, whole genome shotgun sequence genomic DNA carries:
- the LOC113309273 gene encoding F-box protein At2g27310-like codes for MIDESFFSSSPSSITGLENKSTTTISSVHSDILLNNILTRLDGPTLASTSCASTELYTLSTQQKLWSDICHAVWPSTTHPHIRHIISSFPDGPRSFFSDAFPLLVPSSDPPKLQNFHRHEIEICSSPSELISAVDIHYKNEIVYSKVQTTETLSGWFQYSPFRIDLLDPKFVVPTEIRFGNDSCRDLAECLKLSWIVIDPTGRRAANLSSGGAVLVQQHWLTGEIELKFATIMASGGNRDELAESEIIVTCGGSQGGELHVTEVSLKMQDMDGSNLSGKDSLVILKNGMLCGKRVAAQEEAGKKRYEEYLRIKKEREERKLRREGRLDAICIGIGILVCCGLCMLAWFW; via the coding sequence ATGATCGAcgagtcttttttttcttcttccccatcATCAATAACTGGTCTTGAAAACAAGAGCACAACAACAATCTCATCCGTCCATTCCGACATACTCCTAAACAACATATTGACTCGTCTTGATGGTCCAACTCTAGCCTCAACTAGTTGCGCATCCACAGAACTTTACACACTCTCCACGCAACAAAAACTCTGGTCGGATATTTGCCATGCCGTGTGGCCTTCTACAACTCACCCACATATACGCCACATCATCTCTTCCTTCCCCGACGGACCTCGTTCCTTCTTCTCCGACGCTTTCCCTCTCCTCGTACCTTCCTCGGACCCTCCAAAACTTCAAAATTTTCACCGTCATGAAATCGAAATCTGTTCATCGCCGAGTGAGTTGATCTCAGCCGTAGACATTCACTACAAAAATGAAATCGTCTACTCCAAAGTCCAGACTACTGAAACTTTATCAGGTTGGTTCCAGTACTCCCCGTTCCGAATCGATCTCCTCGACCCGAAATTTGTGGTACCAACAGAAATCCGTTTTGGTAACGATTCGTGCCGAGATCTTGCGGAGTGTTTGAAACTGAGTTGGATCGTAATAGATCCAACCGGTCGGAGAGCAGCCAATTTATCGAGTGGTGGAGCAGTTTTGGTACAACAGCACTGGTTAACGGGAGAGATAGAGTTGAAGTTTGCCACTATCATGGCGAGCGGAGGTAACCGTGACGAGTTGGCGGAAAGTGAGATAATTGTGACTTGCGGCGGATCACAAGGAGGAGAGTTGCACGTGACAGAAGTGAGCTTGAAAATGCAGGATATGGACGGAAGCAATTTGAGTGGGAAGGATAGTTTAGTCATTCTAAAAAACGGAATGCTATGTGGGAAAAGAGTAGCTGCGCAGGAAGAAGCAGGGAAGAAAAGATACGAAGAGTACTTGAGAATAAAGAAAGAGAGggaagagagaaagttgagaagaGAAGGAAGATTAGATGCTATTTGTATCGGCATCGGGATCCTAGTTTGTTGTGGACTCTGCATGCTTGCTTGGTTTTGGTAA